In Halopelagius inordinatus, a single genomic region encodes these proteins:
- a CDS encoding response regulator: MTTASRQTRDDPVDVLLVEDNPGDVRLVREALKAAKSRARLRSVTDGDEAIDRLREQAADDPASLPDIALLDLKLPGTDGCAVLEAIRDDPELRALPVIVLTGSEGREDIERCYDAHVNAYLRKPTDTEEFTSVVKAVERFWFEQARLPSLA; the protein is encoded by the coding sequence ATGACCACCGCCTCCCGACAGACCCGCGACGACCCGGTCGACGTCCTCCTCGTCGAAGACAACCCCGGCGACGTTCGCCTCGTGCGGGAGGCGCTGAAAGCGGCGAAGAGTCGAGCGAGACTGCGTTCCGTCACGGACGGAGACGAGGCTATCGACCGCTTGAGAGAACAGGCCGCAGACGACCCCGCCTCGCTTCCGGATATCGCCCTCCTGGATCTGAAACTTCCCGGAACAGACGGCTGTGCGGTCCTCGAAGCGATACGCGACGACCCGGAACTCCGAGCGCTCCCGGTGATCGTACTCACGGGGTCCGAGGGGCGAGAGGATATCGAACGCTGCTACGACGCCCACGTCAACGCGTATCTGCGGAAACCGACGGACACAGAGGAGTTCACGTCGGTCGTGAAAGCGGTCGAACGGTTCTGGTTCGAGCAGGCGCGGCTTCCGTCCCTCGCGTAG
- a CDS encoding D-2-hydroxyacid dehydrogenase has product MTDADIVVLRQKIHGLSAEGYAEELRARLPDRDVVLARTPAEERELLREASVATGLTVEEDILAEAENLRLFACVYAGTGHLPMDALEDHGVAVTNASGVHGPNIAEQVVGSILSFTRRFHVAWEQKRDRQWQSYQTRELQGSTVTVVGLGALGEATVDRLDSFGVETVGVRYSPEKGGPTDEVVGLEDERGFHDALARSEYVVVACPLTETTRGLVDANAFRSMPPDAVLVNVGRGPIVETDALVDALRSNAIRGAALDVTDPEPLPEDHELWTFDNVLITPHNAGHTPKYWERLSGIVARNLERVDETGAFEGLENQVL; this is encoded by the coding sequence ATGACCGACGCCGACATCGTCGTCTTACGGCAGAAGATTCACGGACTGTCCGCCGAGGGGTACGCAGAGGAACTCCGCGCGCGACTTCCCGACAGAGACGTCGTCCTCGCGCGCACCCCCGCCGAGGAACGCGAACTCCTCAGAGAAGCGTCGGTGGCGACGGGACTCACCGTCGAGGAGGATATCCTCGCGGAGGCCGAGAACCTGCGTCTGTTCGCGTGCGTCTACGCCGGGACGGGGCACCTCCCGATGGACGCTCTCGAAGATCACGGCGTCGCCGTCACGAACGCCTCCGGCGTCCACGGACCCAACATCGCAGAGCAGGTGGTCGGCTCCATCCTCTCTTTCACCCGCCGGTTCCACGTCGCGTGGGAGCAAAAACGGGACCGGCAGTGGCAGTCCTACCAGACGCGCGAACTGCAGGGGTCGACGGTCACCGTCGTGGGTCTGGGCGCACTCGGCGAGGCCACCGTGGACCGACTCGACTCCTTCGGCGTCGAAACCGTCGGCGTCCGGTACTCCCCCGAGAAGGGCGGACCGACCGACGAGGTGGTCGGACTCGAAGACGAACGGGGGTTTCACGACGCCCTCGCGCGGTCCGAGTACGTCGTCGTCGCCTGCCCTCTGACGGAGACGACGCGCGGCCTCGTCGATGCGAACGCGTTCCGGTCGATGCCGCCGGACGCCGTCCTCGTCAACGTCGGCCGCGGACCGATAGTGGAGACGGACGCCCTCGTGGACGCCCTTCGGTCGAACGCCATCCGGGGTGCGGCCCTCGACGTGACGGACCCCGAACCTCTCCCCGAGGACCACGAACTGTGGACGTTCGACAACGTTCTCATCACCCCCCACAACGCCGGTCACACGCCGAAGTACTGGGAGCGTCTCTCCGGCATCGTCGCTCGGAACCTCGAACGCGTCGACGAGACTGGTGCGTTCGAAGGGTTGGAGAATCAGGTGCTATAG
- a CDS encoding ATP-binding protein — protein sequence MSPTLSLAAVYASALLVSAGLAFGVGVWAHRYATASDAALFTGLMLVDTLWGVSSFLEVVWSDPTLVAVAATARTVLSLSSVVVWFYFASTYAGREVTLRSPDMLAMTVGYVVLTALTVTMPFHDLLGSVTVVTDAPFVHASSETTPVGLLGFVYAAVGIWAGVVRLASLFLRSRHRPSTAVFALTVSGIGSAAPAVVAGAGFAPVPTFDHTALGIGFFAVGSATAVFKSGLLTIEPVARDVLFEEFTDPVVVLDGEGRVADYNAAAETLCRGSGGELAVGEPYRTACPELASVVSPGRRPDARGGDTRTEEVTITRDDERIHYSVRVSPLSADATLGHALVFRDVTDLATYRRELERQNEQLDQFARTVTHDLRNPLNVAQGYLELVSADVEAAADGDLTDAESAALRDAFETVTRTHERMREIVEDIQTLARKGKSVEETERLSFGAVAREAWQTVETGDATLLVAGDGELVADRSRLVSVFENLFSNSIHHAGRDVTIEVELTGGGFVVRDDGPGIDADERARVFEYGYTTSRRGNGLGLAIVRTMAESHGWTVSIPGGGPGATFAFDGVLTNRNAESTGAVPTESARDGDDD from the coding sequence ATGTCGCCGACTCTGTCGCTGGCGGCGGTGTACGCCTCTGCGCTCTTGGTCTCCGCCGGGTTGGCGTTCGGCGTCGGCGTCTGGGCACACCGGTACGCGACTGCGTCCGACGCGGCCCTCTTTACGGGTCTGATGCTGGTCGATACGCTGTGGGGAGTCTCGTCGTTTCTCGAAGTCGTCTGGTCCGACCCGACGCTCGTGGCCGTCGCCGCCACCGCCCGGACCGTCCTCTCTCTGTCCTCCGTCGTCGTCTGGTTCTACTTCGCGTCGACGTACGCCGGGCGCGAGGTGACGTTGCGGTCGCCGGACATGCTCGCCATGACCGTCGGCTACGTCGTCCTCACCGCGTTGACGGTGACGATGCCGTTCCACGATCTGTTGGGGTCGGTGACCGTCGTCACCGACGCGCCGTTCGTCCACGCGTCCAGCGAGACAACGCCGGTGGGTCTGCTCGGATTCGTCTACGCGGCGGTCGGTATCTGGGCCGGAGTCGTCCGCCTCGCGTCGCTCTTTCTCCGGTCACGACACCGCCCTTCGACCGCCGTGTTCGCCCTCACGGTTTCGGGAATCGGCTCTGCGGCCCCGGCGGTCGTCGCGGGTGCCGGGTTCGCCCCCGTTCCGACGTTCGACCACACGGCTCTCGGCATCGGGTTTTTCGCCGTCGGGTCGGCGACGGCGGTGTTCAAAAGCGGTCTGCTCACCATCGAACCGGTGGCGCGGGACGTGCTGTTCGAGGAGTTCACGGACCCCGTGGTGGTCCTCGACGGCGAGGGGCGAGTCGCCGACTACAACGCCGCCGCAGAGACCTTGTGCCGGGGGTCGGGAGGCGAACTAGCCGTCGGAGAGCCGTACCGAACCGCCTGTCCGGAACTCGCGTCCGTCGTCTCGCCCGGCCGACGCCCCGACGCGCGGGGCGGTGACACGCGAACCGAGGAGGTCACGATTACCCGGGACGACGAGAGGATTCACTACTCGGTGCGCGTCTCTCCGCTATCCGCGGACGCGACGCTCGGACACGCGCTCGTCTTCCGCGACGTGACCGACCTCGCGACGTACCGCCGGGAACTCGAACGACAGAACGAGCAACTCGACCAGTTCGCCCGGACGGTGACGCACGACCTTCGGAACCCGCTGAACGTCGCGCAGGGCTACCTCGAACTCGTGAGCGCGGACGTCGAGGCGGCGGCCGACGGCGACCTGACCGACGCCGAGTCGGCCGCACTCCGCGACGCGTTCGAGACGGTGACGCGGACGCACGAGCGAATGCGCGAGATAGTCGAGGACATCCAAACGCTGGCGAGGAAAGGGAAATCCGTCGAAGAGACCGAACGTCTGTCGTTCGGTGCCGTCGCCCGAGAGGCGTGGCAGACGGTGGAGACGGGGGACGCGACACTGCTCGTCGCGGGCGACGGCGAACTGGTCGCAGACCGCTCTCGCCTCGTCAGCGTGTTCGAGAACCTCTTTTCGAACAGCATCCACCACGCCGGTCGGGACGTGACCATCGAAGTCGAACTGACCGGCGGCGGGTTCGTCGTCCGCGACGACGGCCCCGGTATCGACGCCGACGAACGGGCGCGGGTGTTCGAGTACGGCTACACCACCTCGCGACGGGGGAACGGACTCGGCCTCGCTATCGTCCGGACGATGGCCGAGTCCCACGGGTGGACCGTCTCGATACCCGGCGGTGGTCCCGGCGCGACGTTCGCCTTCGACGGCGTCCTCACGAACCGAAACGCCGAGTCGACCGGAGCCGTCCCGACCGAATCCGCGAGAGACGGCGACGACGACTGA
- a CDS encoding NAD(P)/FAD-dependent oxidoreductase — MERFDVAIVGGGPAGSSAAHAAASRGASAVVLEKGVPRADRPDRLGSDSTDAAGILDYWVDIMGIHPDEMPDDVVLSHLDRAEFVGPSESLVLRKTGIESSYDEFGYCFHRAKFDDWMRDRAEEAGASYRVKASVRDVETDAEAGGDGPRHVVRLANGEDVAADFVVLADGPQRTVTNKVLDRFVSFDITDQLSTTTVNHIAYQEHRRLPEEVYDEVSGAIKFWWGYMPGHTAYPWIFPNDGTVARIGLTMPIGLDIDEVTDREKYALLREDDERIPQGKEYVRRLLEQEYGDEYDIEEDFPLVEDRGKTKGTETYAISSTRPIDSPTRAGIAVVGGAMGATSAFHEGGDHVAVRTGAIAGELAAEGDLTPYNARWKEAIGEEVHRNVAFADIVRDYGPDDWDWAFSTARKLQVDSGPELFKTSKIGAGLNAARLVTAYKKAKFKYRKGKYVQLNESEYTV; from the coding sequence ATGGAGCGATTCGACGTAGCCATCGTCGGCGGTGGGCCCGCGGGGTCGTCCGCCGCACACGCCGCGGCGTCGCGGGGCGCGTCGGCGGTGGTGCTGGAGAAGGGAGTCCCCCGGGCAGACCGGCCCGACCGACTCGGCTCTGACTCGACGGACGCGGCGGGCATCCTCGACTACTGGGTGGACATCATGGGCATCCACCCCGACGAGATGCCCGACGACGTCGTCCTCAGCCACCTCGACCGCGCGGAGTTCGTCGGTCCGAGCGAGTCTCTCGTCCTCCGGAAGACGGGCATCGAGTCGTCGTACGACGAGTTCGGCTACTGTTTCCACCGCGCGAAGTTCGACGACTGGATGCGCGACAGGGCCGAGGAGGCGGGCGCGTCATACCGCGTGAAAGCGTCCGTCCGCGACGTTGAGACGGACGCGGAAGCGGGGGGCGACGGCCCGCGCCACGTCGTCCGCCTCGCCAACGGCGAAGACGTCGCCGCCGACTTCGTCGTCCTCGCCGATGGCCCCCAGCGGACGGTGACGAACAAGGTCTTAGACCGGTTCGTCTCGTTCGACATCACGGACCAACTGTCGACGACGACGGTCAACCACATCGCCTACCAAGAGCACAGACGCCTCCCCGAGGAGGTGTACGACGAGGTGTCGGGCGCCATCAAGTTCTGGTGGGGGTACATGCCGGGCCACACCGCCTACCCGTGGATATTCCCGAACGACGGCACCGTCGCCCGAATCGGCCTGACGATGCCCATCGGGTTGGACATAGACGAGGTGACAGACCGAGAGAAGTACGCGCTCCTCCGCGAGGACGACGAGCGAATCCCGCAGGGCAAAGAGTACGTCCGCCGCCTCCTCGAACAGGAGTACGGCGACGAGTACGATATCGAGGAGGACTTTCCCCTCGTCGAGGACCGCGGGAAGACGAAGGGGACGGAGACGTACGCCATCTCCTCGACGCGACCCATCGACTCGCCGACGAGAGCCGGAATCGCCGTCGTCGGCGGCGCGATGGGCGCCACCTCCGCGTTCCACGAGGGCGGCGACCACGTCGCCGTCCGAACCGGTGCCATCGCGGGGGAACTCGCCGCGGAGGGTGACCTGACGCCGTACAACGCTCGATGGAAGGAGGCCATCGGCGAGGAAGTCCACCGGAACGTCGCCTTCGCGGACATCGTCCGCGACTACGGTCCCGACGACTGGGACTGGGCGTTCTCGACGGCGCGGAAACTGCAGGTCGATTCGGGGCCGGAACTGTTCAAAACCTCGAAAATCGGGGCCGGACTCAACGCCGCCCGCCTCGTCACCGCGTACAAGAAGGCGAAGTTCAAGTACCGAAAGGGAAAGTACGTCCAACTGAACGAGTCCGAGTACACGGTCTGA